A window of the Microbulbifer aggregans genome harbors these coding sequences:
- a CDS encoding DUF6351 family protein, with protein sequence MSVRRGRILSGIVIAVFLALGAGGWYGYQELPRIPGVPKAPVVGVPQGALSHQPLPAYDGPHPRVMPRPPEYFPFPITIGEIGPVETLFAGPSTYPFYCDENSVTNRQPLIDNHEGEGVPVFAEGENGELTDEVIGYSRDCSHATAVTYYYRSTTDGDFYLLEDANGDIDQVTVNGRTTDFIVRLETGTINRYHYAIAALKGDGETASRPSPSNWNKRLIYQMRGGVGVGRRQGDISKGDIISRRADQLARGYAIVYSTANQTSNHYNIWLAEDTARRLKKQFEALYGEPLYTVGLGGSGGAIQQYLFAQNAPGLLDAAIPLYSYPDMVTQTIYVFDCEPLEYFFDVLDADNPRWKDARERTVIQGLSASNEVESRFSTLKTAAALFDGRYRDGGQGATECTQGWRGLVPLVNNPNFAHFMKYFDDEVAERTHWTHWEDLRQFYGAGESGYANSAWDNEGVQYGLAALVAGEISVDTFLRLNASIGGWKEPINQSGEKLWFLNGDLFPPELSVWSEQNMNIGSLDRPASRSRASLEAIEGIYRSGHVFLGDAEIPIIDLRHYLDGELDMHHSFASFSARERMRRARGHADNQLIWVAHKDYTPLDEALDTMDRWMLNIMDHPEAGVAANRPVDASDQCFDREGNIIAAGPHVWDGAWNGQASGACMQEYPTYRTSRQVAGAPITDDVFKCELQPVEQALAEGVYGEYSQALSERMMDMQRIFPTGVCDYNAPDLARPSEDLIPAREPVRIAGHLIRPDYRQPVDGMTEGEVAESAADEQPVPVSLPMEQGARD encoded by the coding sequence TGGTGGGGGTTCCGCAAGGTGCCCTCAGTCACCAGCCGCTGCCAGCCTATGATGGTCCTCATCCCCGGGTGATGCCGAGGCCCCCGGAGTATTTCCCCTTTCCGATTACCATCGGTGAGATCGGCCCGGTGGAAACGCTCTTTGCCGGTCCCTCGACTTATCCCTTCTACTGTGACGAAAACAGTGTCACCAATCGCCAGCCCCTTATCGATAACCATGAAGGGGAGGGGGTGCCAGTATTTGCCGAGGGGGAGAATGGAGAGCTGACTGACGAGGTGATCGGATATAGCCGCGATTGCAGCCACGCCACGGCCGTGACTTACTACTATCGCAGCACCACCGATGGTGATTTTTATCTGCTCGAAGACGCCAACGGCGATATCGATCAGGTGACGGTGAATGGCCGCACGACCGACTTTATCGTGCGCCTTGAGACCGGCACCATCAACCGCTATCACTACGCCATCGCAGCCCTTAAGGGTGACGGGGAAACGGCGAGCCGGCCCAGCCCTTCTAACTGGAATAAACGCCTGATCTACCAGATGCGAGGAGGCGTCGGGGTAGGGCGCAGACAGGGCGACATCAGTAAGGGGGATATCATTTCCCGGCGTGCTGACCAGCTCGCCCGGGGCTATGCCATCGTCTACTCCACAGCCAACCAGACCAGCAACCACTACAATATCTGGCTCGCGGAAGATACCGCACGGCGCCTCAAGAAGCAGTTTGAAGCACTGTATGGCGAGCCTCTTTATACAGTGGGCCTGGGTGGTTCCGGCGGCGCGATCCAGCAATATCTTTTCGCCCAGAATGCCCCGGGTCTGCTGGATGCGGCCATTCCGCTTTACTCCTACCCGGATATGGTCACCCAGACCATCTATGTTTTTGACTGCGAACCATTGGAGTACTTTTTCGATGTGCTGGATGCGGACAATCCCCGCTGGAAGGATGCCCGAGAACGCACTGTGATTCAGGGCCTCTCCGCCAGTAATGAGGTAGAGAGCCGGTTCAGCACTCTGAAAACTGCCGCTGCTCTGTTTGACGGGCGATACAGGGATGGCGGTCAGGGTGCCACAGAATGTACTCAAGGCTGGCGGGGGTTGGTGCCGCTGGTCAATAACCCCAACTTCGCCCACTTCATGAAGTACTTCGATGACGAGGTGGCGGAGCGCACACACTGGACGCACTGGGAGGACCTTCGCCAGTTTTATGGCGCCGGAGAATCCGGCTATGCCAACAGCGCATGGGATAACGAAGGTGTCCAGTACGGCCTCGCAGCTCTGGTCGCTGGGGAAATCTCAGTCGACACTTTCCTGCGGTTGAATGCCAGTATTGGTGGCTGGAAAGAGCCGATCAATCAGAGTGGAGAGAAGTTGTGGTTCCTGAACGGTGACCTGTTCCCGCCGGAGTTGTCGGTTTGGAGCGAGCAGAACATGAATATCGGCAGCCTCGATCGCCCTGCCAGCCGCAGCCGGGCGAGCTTGGAAGCCATCGAGGGGATCTACCGGTCCGGCCACGTTTTTCTCGGCGACGCGGAAATTCCCATTATCGATCTTCGCCACTACCTCGACGGTGAGTTGGACATGCACCACAGCTTTGCTTCCTTCTCCGCACGTGAGCGCATGCGTCGGGCCCGTGGGCATGCCGACAACCAGCTGATCTGGGTGGCTCACAAGGACTACACCCCGCTGGACGAGGCGTTGGATACCATGGACCGCTGGATGTTGAATATCATGGATCACCCGGAGGCTGGCGTTGCCGCCAACCGGCCCGTTGATGCCAGTGATCAGTGTTTCGACCGTGAAGGCAATATCATTGCCGCAGGACCGCACGTTTGGGATGGTGCCTGGAATGGCCAGGCCTCGGGAGCCTGTATGCAGGAGTATCCGACCTACCGCACCTCGCGACAGGTGGCCGGGGCGCCCATCACCGATGACGTCTTCAAGTGCGAGTTGCAACCGGTAGAGCAGGCCCTGGCCGAGGGCGTCTACGGCGAATACAGCCAGGCGCTGTCAGAGCGGATGATGGATATGCAGCGCATCTTCCCGACGGGTGTGTGTGACTACAATGCGCCGGACCTGGCCCGGCCCTCTGAGGATCTTATTCCCGCGCGGGAGCCGGTGCGTATTGCGGGCCACCTGATTCGCCCCGACTACCGCCAACCCGTCGACGGAATGACCGAGGGAGAGGTGGCTGAATCGGCCGCTGATGAGCAGCCTGTACCTGTCTCTTTGCCGATGGAGCAGGGCGCACGGGACTGA
- a CDS encoding zinc-dependent alcohol dehydrogenase family protein, whose translation MLKAEYQERGPVPQDVIEAVPFEKPALGEGEVLVELLAAPINPSDVLTLTGEYGMLPPLPAVGGNEGVGKVVELGPGVDKPAVGQTVLLPVGCGTWRTHLVAQADKLIPLPNEADPQQLSMISINPPTASLLLSEFVDLQPGDWVIQNAANSGVGSYLIQLAKIRGFRTVNIVRRESLIAPLKEEGADVVLVDGDDLASRVKEATGGAPIRLGIDAVGDTATGRIADCLAEAATLVNYGMMSGKPCKISPASLIFRGVSLKGFWLAKWFENASPEQQIAVYGELTKLIAAGKLKAPIDSVFSVKDIKRAVALAAEGERSGKVLVTA comes from the coding sequence ATGTTGAAAGCGGAATATCAAGAGCGCGGCCCGGTGCCGCAGGATGTGATTGAGGCAGTGCCGTTTGAAAAACCGGCACTCGGGGAGGGCGAAGTACTCGTCGAGCTTCTGGCCGCCCCCATCAACCCCTCCGATGTGCTGACACTGACCGGCGAATACGGGATGTTGCCGCCCCTCCCAGCCGTGGGAGGTAATGAGGGCGTTGGCAAGGTGGTTGAGCTCGGCCCTGGTGTCGATAAGCCTGCCGTTGGCCAGACAGTTTTGCTCCCGGTGGGCTGCGGCACCTGGCGAACGCATCTGGTTGCCCAAGCCGACAAGCTGATCCCCCTGCCCAATGAGGCAGATCCGCAGCAATTGTCGATGATCTCCATCAACCCACCCACGGCATCACTGCTGCTGAGCGAGTTTGTAGATTTACAGCCGGGCGATTGGGTGATTCAGAACGCCGCCAACTCCGGCGTCGGTAGCTACCTGATCCAGTTGGCCAAGATCCGCGGGTTCAGGACTGTAAATATTGTTCGCCGCGAGTCGCTGATTGCACCGCTCAAAGAAGAGGGAGCGGATGTCGTGCTGGTCGATGGGGACGACCTGGCAAGCCGAGTCAAAGAGGCCACCGGCGGCGCGCCAATCCGTCTCGGCATCGATGCGGTGGGTGATACCGCGACCGGGCGAATCGCTGATTGCCTGGCAGAGGCTGCAACGCTGGTGAACTACGGCATGATGAGCGGCAAGCCTTGCAAGATCTCCCCGGCTTCGCTGATTTTCCGCGGTGTTTCACTAAAAGGTTTCTGGCTAGCGAAATGGTTTGAGAACGCGTCTCCGGAGCAGCAGATAGCGGTTTATGGGGAGCTGACCAAACTGATTGCCGCGGGAAAACTCAAAGCACCGATCGACAGCGTGTTCAGCGTGAAAGACATCAAGCGCGCGGTGGCGCTGGCCGCTGAAGGGGAGCGGAGTGGGAAGGTGTTGGTGACGGCGTGA
- a CDS encoding MbcA/ParS/Xre antitoxin family protein, whose product MSTSASIKSSPTEGTVLLEALLRTSEQLGLRKRELGDIIHLDDRTLRRKVELDPESAPGQLGLLLVRAYRSAFVLMGGEEGARHWFQTENRALNGVPRELATRIDGLVRVVSYLDAMRGKV is encoded by the coding sequence GTGAGCACCTCAGCCTCAATCAAATCCAGCCCAACGGAAGGCACCGTCCTTCTGGAGGCGTTGCTACGCACCAGTGAGCAACTCGGACTGAGAAAGCGGGAGCTCGGGGACATCATTCACCTGGATGATCGCACCCTACGCCGCAAGGTCGAGCTCGATCCGGAAAGTGCACCAGGTCAGCTGGGGCTTTTGTTGGTGCGCGCCTATCGATCTGCCTTTGTGCTGATGGGTGGTGAGGAGGGCGCGCGCCACTGGTTCCAGACGGAAAACCGGGCCTTGAACGGTGTACCCCGGGAACTGGCTACCCGAATCGACGGCCTGGTTCGTGTTGTCAGTTACCTAGACGCCATGCGGGGCAAGGTGTGA
- a CDS encoding RES family NAD+ phosphorylase, with protein sequence MSESLPDLIVTTRRRLLGKLYRIVESQEEVATRGLVDSLQKQQVLESLLERSKPASLPGSEGLHYLLATPFRYPPLPWGSRFGRVSENGIFYGSKSLTTVLAEAAFYRLRFYSDMAEPPPRPITTYHNIFSAKYRIHQGVALQDAGWRPHWQKLSDPVDYRFTQQLGTKLRGLGIEGVESFSARAIQTGLISLPTKGDIESTEGINVALFEPASLLKRPPAQEADVTAETGKDGVTFLIKSAERVETREFQGTSFVVEGRLPEPA encoded by the coding sequence GTGAGCGAATCCCTGCCTGATCTCATCGTTACCACAAGACGTCGCTTGCTGGGGAAGCTCTACCGTATTGTGGAGTCTCAGGAAGAGGTCGCTACCCGGGGGCTGGTGGACAGTCTCCAGAAACAGCAGGTGCTTGAGAGTCTGCTGGAGCGCAGCAAACCGGCAAGCTTGCCCGGAAGTGAGGGCCTCCACTATCTGCTGGCCACGCCTTTCCGTTACCCCCCTTTGCCCTGGGGTTCCCGTTTCGGGCGTGTTTCCGAGAACGGCATTTTCTACGGCAGCAAAAGCCTAACCACAGTGCTTGCGGAGGCCGCGTTTTACCGGTTGCGCTTCTATTCCGATATGGCTGAGCCGCCACCCCGTCCGATCACCACTTACCACAATATCTTCTCCGCCAAGTACCGCATCCACCAGGGTGTGGCGCTGCAGGATGCTGGCTGGCGGCCTCACTGGCAAAAGCTGAGTGATCCGGTGGATTATCGCTTCACCCAGCAATTGGGCACAAAATTGCGGGGACTGGGTATCGAAGGAGTAGAGTCATTTTCCGCCCGGGCGATCCAAACAGGGCTCATCAGTCTGCCCACTAAAGGCGATATCGAGAGCACTGAGGGAATCAATGTGGCGCTGTTCGAGCCTGCCTCCCTCCTCAAGCGTCCCCCCGCGCAGGAGGCTGACGTGACTGCTGAAACCGGCAAAGATGGAGTCACTTTCCTGATCAAGAGCGCAGAGCGCGTGGAGACCAGGGAGTTCCAGGGCACCAGTTTTGTGGTCGAGGGTCGGCTCCCCGAGCCGGCTTAA